One window from the genome of Bradyrhizobium xenonodulans encodes:
- a CDS encoding VOC family protein: protein MPVVVTWDHVHLRSPDPEATAAWLRDILGGEIVQAPGRIDVNLGGAKIFIAPLEGHNAVSPPPPHPHQGLDHFGLTVKDIDAVAAEIKAKGVTFTREPTTIRPGVRICFIRGPEGISIELLERDKKYA, encoded by the coding sequence ATGCCTGTCGTCGTCACTTGGGACCACGTCCATCTGCGCAGCCCCGATCCGGAGGCCACCGCGGCCTGGCTGCGGGACATCCTCGGCGGCGAGATTGTGCAGGCGCCCGGACGGATAGACGTGAACCTCGGCGGCGCAAAGATCTTCATCGCGCCGCTCGAGGGCCACAACGCCGTCAGCCCGCCGCCTCCGCACCCGCATCAAGGCCTCGACCATTTCGGCCTCACGGTGAAGGACATCGACGCCGTCGCGGCCGAGATCAAGGCCAAGGGCGTCACCTTCACACGCGAGCCGACCACGATCCGGCCCGGCGTCCGCATCTGCTTCATTCGCGGCCCGGAAGGCATCTCCATCGAGCTGCTCGAGCGCGACAAGAAATACGCCTGA